GCAGCTCTCTTCATTTAGATCCAAACAACAACTTCTGATATGAAAAACTGTAACTGTGTAAGacgataactttttttttctttttgccttgtGAATGCTTGGCTTAAACAAATAACAGTAACAGTCAGATCtcctgaattatttttttatttcaattcatttgcctttttttccccttaattttaatgaaaatttaCCAAAGAAAtgataagacaaagaaaacatgtaaGGACTCACAGCAGGACATTTCTATGTCAAAGGTAACACCGCACGGAGGAGTTGTAGCGGGTGTACTTAAATGGTCAATTCATATAAATGAGAAAAACCAACTATATATTTTCACACCTACCCCAGTGGTACATTTGTAAAAGATGTTTGAACAACTAGAGCGACTCCTCAGGATAGGACACATCCTGGCAAATGTGTGCTGCTGGTCACTTTCTTTGTGAGCCACACACCTGTGTGATCAGTTTTCAGTATTTTCTACGTGTCTTTCTGTGATTTATTCAAAGAGACTGGTACATTTGTTTTGGGTATTTGAGCTCCTCAAATGTGATATTCCAGTTATTCGAACACCTCAGTTGTAATGGGGTGGCAGCGGAAGTCTTAGCAGCTTTTATCTCcacaatcaaaaaacacaaactatcTACATATCACCGAAGGtaaataagttttttttgtgtgcgtgatttaaaagaaaattctaaATAATCTAATACAGTCAGGTATAGTCACATATTTTAAATTCTCATGATTGTGaagtaaaaatgacatttcacaGCACATCCTATTAATTctacaaagacaaaaacctACCACAAGTATTTCTTGAAAACTTACTGTAACAGAGTGAACTGCTCTCTGCATCATTCCTCAACACCAGTGATATGACCTTTggtaaaaaaattatttaaagaaaacaaaacaaaaaacatgatcTACTCAGTTCAATAGGAACTCCTCCACTGTGTTCCTTTGTCCTTAagatttaaagtaaaaaataaaataacaaaaaagacacTATATTATTAGTATTGACAACTCTGTGAAAACATATGATAATACGATGTAGCAAGAGTGACGCACATGACTAATATGATGTGGATGGAATTACTGTcacacagctccctctgctgACACAAGCAAAGATGTGCATCCACACGAAGCGCTTCAGAACCCTgctatttaatatatatatatatatgtgtatatatatatatgtgtgtatatatatatatctatatatatatagatatatatatatatgtgtatatatatatatgtgtgtatatatatatctatatatagatatatatatatgtgtatatatatatgtgtatatatatatatcaaggtTGTATGATAAACCATATGAAGGAGTTTTCAgaactgtacagtatattagcAGATTCTGCTTTAATTTGCTTGTGACAAGCATGGAGGCAACATGTGTAAATGTGGCATGTGCCAATGCCACAGGTAACTACCAAAATAACATGCATATGAGCATATatgtaaaaaggaaagaaaaaaaaaactccactccAGTATAATTGTGTAATACACCATTTGTGATATATTGTAAGTAAAGACACAGTGAGAGAtgaacatgtctgtgtgtaactgtgtaaaTGTGCACTAACACTTCCTGGTAACCTGATAGCGATAAAGCATTTTTACATGAATCAGGTTTGGTATGAATGAGGTAAACGTTTGGTGTCAATCATTCTGCTTCAAAAGCAGCCATGTGTTCTTTGGAAAACTTTATCCTTCCAATGTGTAAGTACCTGTCTGTGAACTTCACGATATCCTTGATAAAAAGCTGCACGGCACACTGGTTGAACTGTTCAGTCAGCTTCCCCCTGAGGAAATCTGCATATTTGTCTTGTACCATCTCCCTCCAACACTGTTGAAAAGCGAGTGTCATTTCGTCCTGGAGGGCTTCAGACACTTGTGGAGCAAAAGTGGAATGGAGCGGGAACGCCTTCCCGCCTTCTAGATGCTTGTCAAAGCTCCTGCTTTTCGCTGAAAGCAGAGCTCTTGCAGCTTCGATCGCGGCGTCCAGCTTCTGTGCAAAGACTTTTTTCTCACCCTCTGGTTTGCATTCAAAAATGCTATGCATCTTTTTGAAGTAGCTATTCCAGTCCTGTTCCTGCACAGTGGTCATCAGGGGGAAACTCAGATCTGCACATGTCAGGAGGTGTTTAACAGCGAACCTCAGATTTTCACATAAAGGATTTAGATTAGTTCTATTTTTAGCTGCTTCTACATAGTCGCCATGGTTTCCTGTCTGATTTATACAGTCCACGTGGCCGTAGTCAATGTCCCTGAACAGCGTTTCTTTGGTTCCTCTGAAGCCCCAGCATCTCACAAAACCAATATGAGTCTTGACTCCATACGCAGTCCACCACGCGTGAGCTTTCTGAACCAGGTTGATCATGCATGGCTCGGTGTTTCGGGCCAAACACGGGCTGTTCATGGTGAAAACATACACCTTCCACTGCTGGGAGAATACCTCCGACTCCAGAAGCTCCTCCGTCTGTTGGATAATGATGTCTTCGCTGTGTATTCCTTTGCTGTAGTTGGGATAGTACGGTCCATACATGAcgatctcctcctctttctcaaTAACAGCCCAAGAATGCTGTTTCTCCTCCGCGCCGCACTCCTCGGTGATGTCACGATGGAACTCCAAAAACTTCTTGGCAACCGCGTCATTGAGGAAAATGTCACCGGTGGCTTTTCCGAGGTACACAAGGTGCTCCAGCACTTTCTTCACAGAGTTCTGTGTGTCAGCCCAGGATGATATCTGCTCAGAGAAGAGCTTATCGCTCGTCAGGTTTCCGGCCTCACGTGTGCAGAGGTGACCACGACATGCcctgaaacaaagaaacaaagaaacaaaaaaacaacatcatctcACTTTTCAGATGAACATCTGGGCTGGCTCGTATTTAAATCCACAAAACCTTTTGGATAATGCAATGATAGAATTAAATTATTTACGCAAACTATCATGTAATTGACTCATTGACGGAAGTAGTTGGACATTTGGGTTAAACATATATTGAAATCGTTTGGttagaatttttatttattttttttatttttttttaactcatgaATTGTCTGaacttgttaactttaagttgaacaaacttaatcaaatctgtctatctatctgaaAATGCACTTGTGAAACACAATGTAATATAAAGCATGAATAGTAGGGCATAATGAAATGTGACACTTGCTAATCCAAAAAGCACATAATTAATACCAACAGGAACTTTAAGTATGATACCTGAAATAACCCCCTCAGAACTTAAACAATCTGATCTTGCTGTTGATTCTGCCCCACATACACTAATGTATATCATAAATCTTCTTATAGTTTAGCACCATAGATAGTGTGTACGAAATAGACAAGCTCTTACATCAGTCTGGCATGCTGTGTGGCCCGGTCGGAGCTGTTGGTGGGATATCTGTCCAGCAGAGTTTTGAGACTGGACAAACATTTCTTCGAGCTCAGCGGAGGCTCGTTTTCATAACCACTGAACCGAGGTCGTTTGCAGTTTGacctgaatgaaaacaatagaCTCATCAACAAAGAGCTGTGGATGATACATTTAATATACAAtatgttgatataaaaaaatgttgatgtaaaATCTGAGTTTactcacataggaagctccatCCAGTCTCCTCACCCTGTCCTGGTGCCTCAGAAATGATTAAATTCAAATTCTCTTCGACTTTTCTTTTCTAGCAGACAGCTTACACCTCAGTACAGCTCAGAGGCAAAGCTGAGACAAACTAAACAGCAAGCGGCAATTTGACTTTCTTACTCTAAATAAGAACAACTTGTCGTGACGGTCGGcagtcagctcctcctcttgaTGCTCACAGGCATGTTTACTTGCTAGTCAAGTTCACGAAGGTATTCAGAGAGATAAATCCATGTCAACTTTTATGGCATTGGTACAAACGGTAATTTAAAAGAGTAGAAGACAGTTGAAAATGTGTGAGAGACTCCTGGTTTATCTTATGGATCACAGTGATTTCTGGAAGCTGATGAGTGACACACTGTGCTGGAGATTAGCTTCAGTTCAATGCCGCGTGCCCCTGAGCAAAATCTATGAAGTTACCGTTGTGCAATTACTGTAGACTTGGGTTCACATGTAGGGCCCAAAGTAACGCTCGGAGCAAAGCGCGATGCAAATGTCTCTGCTGGTTTCTACGGAAGACTGTTAGAGCCAACGGATAAGAACAAAAATTGACAATGAAGCTAAAATGTTGaagagaataaagtcaaactaaatcagagGAAGATTTTTTGCATTGCGAGAATaaagttgacattttgagaataaagtcaactCTTCTGGTCCATCAATTTCAGAGCAGCTTTGCGAGCTGCTAGTGTTCAGAATTGGACttgaatgttgacattttattgtcgacattttgactttatcagGCTCAAACTCAGAAGGCCTGTGGACACTGTAGCGTCGACTGCTGCTGTAAACTGAGTCATGCAGTGTGACATGTTACTCAGAATCTAGATGTGTGTCACTCTTTCTGCTTTCTGACACCCTGGCTTGTCTGGGAATTTAGGTTATGACTGTTTCAGAGCTGAAATATTGGTGTTTTCCTTAAATCACATTGCTAAAAACATACATGTTGATATGAAGGTATTTATGCGTGCAAGAATGTACAAGttaacaaagagagacagacgaaAGCCACTTGGTCCAGTCCTGGATCATATTATTAACCttagaaaatattttctctaaTTTATTATACATTCCTTGCAGATGGgtttcattcaaattaattaaattaattctaCGCAGATTACACACCCTGCCCTCTGTCGATAGCCATGGATGCTAACAAactttattgtattattattgtcgtTATTTGCATAGCTTTcgggaaaaacaacacaaagcacattttttgtgttgtgatgttcTTGCAAAGATGTATTTCCATACTTTTCGAGAAAACTCACAACATATACCGAATCACACGGTGCAAACACAGCCAACAGGTGTCAGTCCTGGGATTAGGTTTCATTGAACAGGTATagccgaccaatcagaggccgcGCATTCCTGACACACCGCTGGGGCGGGGCATCACACCAGACACTCTGGCCGCTCACTGGACAGGGAGCGCTAAGCCCATGACtcaccagccaatcagaggcgtCAGTCGATCTCACGAGCGTTGTGACCGAATGCCGtgttcctctcacacacactgctgcagcatCTCGCCGTCGCTTTGATGGGGAACATCATCTCACCGGGCTCACACGGCGGTTTGTAAGGGTAACAGCCGAAACACCCGAGGCACCATGGACATCCTGAAGTCGCTGGGCCACCCGGAGGAACTATTCAACCTGGTCAAGTTTAAAATGGGCGGATGCAGCGCCGTCATGCCAAAGTTGGATTATGTGAGTAAAACCTCCTGTCGTGCATAAACTCCCAAATCATATGAACATTAGGACACGGGGCAGGATGCTTTGGTTGTATGGGTTTTTTGAAACAGGAcattgtcgtcgtcgtcccctaCACAGCATCAGGCTCGACCGGCTTCACCGGGGCAACGCGGAAACATGTGAATCTGCACATGCGTAATGTAAATGGATTGGCCTGCTCGGTGCCTCAGATCGGGGAACAGGAGTCACGATAATTGGACTCAAAGTCACATGAAATCAGTGCTGTCACCGCTGCGTTGGCTCGGatccacacagacagagttGACCGTTGACTCGGGATTTACGTTACATAATGGGGCTTGGAGGGGAGAGATGCTTTGCGCATGTTGGACGGCTTATCCCactttttaacacacacacacacacacacacacacacacacacacacacacacacacacacacagagtatgtTTTATCAAAGTAATAGTCTGTACAAGTGAAACTAAGCCTACATGTATTTCATCTTTGTTATTACAATAGTTTTTCCTCCAGCGTTTTGTGTATGATTTGGATAGCAGTTTTGTAAACATTGACACtaagtttttgtgtgtgactgacaaaCTGCAGAGGCGCCACTGTCTATATATGCAAACTGCGATGTAAACAGTGACCATCATTGTGTTGGTATCAGCAGTTAAACAGgttttgcactttttgtgtAATCAGGCATATTTTTGGAACATTGGGATAAAGCTGTCATGCAAAAGTATTGTCCACTGACCACAACTCAAACACTGTTTTCAGCACTGAAAACACTGATTTGTAATAGATGGATAAGGGAGTAAAGTGGGAGATGGTTATTCAGTCCGATACTGGTGCTGATGCAAGAGGTATAATGCCATGGCCATAGAATATGTTTTGAAAATAGCGATAATATACAGATAGGCCTATAGGATATATGCAAACTTATTAAATATGGGGATATTTGATCACAGGATCAAGTCTTACATACAACAGACGTCTCTGTAAATGTCCTTCCCACTGTGGCCCACCAGGGGTCAGCACATTGCACTTCCTTTatccgttttttttattttttataaattgtgtTGTTATGATTTGTTGAGCAATGTGCTTTCTGGTATTTGGAAACTAGCGACGCACTGAAGTCCCGAGGCTGAACTTcttgacgacgatgatgatgatgattacaaTGTTTATAtgcgtgtgttggtgttttcaatttaaaaagacTTTCACTCTATAGTTTAATGCAATTAAACTTATTGTTACGGcattaaaaaaggaacacacGATAGAAAACATACACATATCCCTGCTAGGATCAGAGTAGGAAACCGCGAGGAAGGTGGCAGGCTCATGTTCTGGATGGGTGTGGGCGGAGCGGGGGGAGCAGATCTACAAACGCTGTGCGCGGTCCATGCTATGATGCTAAGCTACACGGTGGGGGGGAGGAGACAGTTGTCAGATCAGCGGGGCGCTTGTTTTCCTCTACTCGACGTCCTTGCTAATAGTTGTTCACGTCGCTCGACCCCGTTTCAGCTCGCGTGTCCTCTACATGGACTTGTCGTTTCAAACGCACCCACCAGCGGCGCCGTCGACATGGCCACAGTTGTTCCGTAGCTGCAGGGTCCGTCGTGCCGTCGGGTTGTTCGCATGGCCGGAGCCTGCTGCAGGTGtcccgtctctctgtccgtgCTCAAGCGCTCGCTCTCGGCGGCGGCGCCGCGGGGCTGCGGGTCCGCGCCGCGGTCCCTGCTGCCGGGCTGGAGGCTAGGGGAGCGCGGCCTGCAGGAGGTCGCCCGGCCCTCCAGCGCCGCCAGACCCGCGAGCTCTTACCGACACACGgccttcctctgtctgtcctgccAGGAGTCCATGACGGAGAGTCTGCGGACCTGCTACCTGTACCTGAACCAGACCAGTCGCAGCTTTGCGGCCGTGATCCAAGCGCTGGACGGGGAGCTGAGGTGGGTAACTCAACAGCTGGGCTGGGAGCGGGGTCGCCCCGGGCGAGGAGGGGTCACCCCGGGCGAGGGGGGGTCGCCCCGGGCGAGGAGGGGTCACCCcgggcgagggggaggggggggggggggtcgccccgggcgagggggagggggggggtcgccCCGGGCGAGGAGGGGTGTGTATGGTCGGCAGGCATGTTTTCTGTCCACACGCGAACACTTCCCTCGTTGGCACTTTgctgtgtttatgtgcaaaataaataaaataataatgcaccGAACTACTGgaacttcatttcatttgttttttagtgtTGCATTTGTGCTGTTACCCTCAGAAAACAGTGCACAACTAAGTCGATGGCATTTCCCTTGGAAAAGTCTTGACAGCAGACGCAGCTCCATGAATTCCCCTAAGAAAGAAAATCGATCTCTACACAAATACATGTTGGTCTCAGACACctggtacaaaaagaaaactagcACCGCAGGTGAAGGCTGGTCCAGGCCCTTTTTAATACAGTGATATCGCCGCTGTCCCAGTTTGCTGAATGTTTGATGACTGGCAAGCAAAGTACTTGTTTAACTGTGAAGATACAGATAATAAGACTTTTATAATTAACAAATGACTTGGACATTCTGCTGGTAATCTGCAGCAGGGATTCAAAAGGAAACGgattatttgttttggaaaGAGAACTGACTCTGCTGTGTCTAATTTAAGTTCACCCTCAGGTCACAACTGTCAGTAAAGAAATGGCAGCTGTGGGCTCTTTACATATTGTCATTCAAAGGGAATCTTCTACATATAGGATAACCTGATCCGCTTTGAAACCACAAAGAGACGTCTgctatttttattctttcacaAATCAGTGACAAGGCGACTTTTCATTCAGCCACCTGACACCGCATTAGATGCACAAGTTTAGTGTTTTAACTCGACCcgtgtcctccctcctctctctctctctctctgtgttccagACACGCAGTTTGTATTTTCTACTTGGTGCTGCGGGCGCTGGACACAGTGGAGGACGACATGAGCATCCCTCTGGACAAAAAAGTTCCCATGCTTAATGACTTCCACAGCTACCTGTACCAGGACGAGTGGCGCTTCACCGAGAGCCAGGAGAAAGACCGGCAGGTTCTGGAGGATTTCCCTACGGTCAGTAGTTCGGCATGTGGCGACGCAGAAGGGCAGTAGGCAGATGCATCTCCAGGCTTTGTTCACtgattcctttttatttctaattgaCAGTAACTAAAATTTTCTTGTGCCCTTTCACTCCAGATATCACTGGAATTTAGGAACCTTGCTCAGGAATACAGAGACGTCATTTCAGATATCTGCCACCGCATGGGAACTGGAATGGCTGAATTCCTGGAGAAGAAAGTGGGATCCATGAAGGAGTGGGATGAGGTGACTGTTTGCTATGTGTAACCATatattaacaaaacaaacaaacatctatttaagtgacaataaataaataccagtATCGTTATTGGAGCCCATTAGGGCAGAGATCCATAAGACAATTTGAGTATCAGAATTggaaacatgtaaacataagACTGTTTCGACGCTTGTGTCTTTAGCTCTGAAGGAAATAAGTCattgtttgggtgtgtgtgtttctgtactAGTCGATATCTATAATATACGATAACTTGCGAATGGGTGGATGGATAATAATGCCACGCATTGTGCAAAACGTCCTTTGAGCCCAACATGGATTAAACATGTCTCTGACAGTGTTGATTAACTGGTTAAAATCTGTCAAAATCGAATGACAAattgacttcctgtctgaatATTACAGTAACTGTGCATGTACAGTTAAAAGCCAGTGTTTTGTCGTCTATGACAACGCCACAactgtttgtttcccctctgtgCAGTATTGTCACTATGTGGCTGGGCTGGTGGGCATTGGTCTGTCTCAGCTCTTCTCTGCGTCCCAGCTGGAGGACCCCGAGGTGGGGCGGGACACCGAGCTAGCAAACTCCATGGGCCTGTTCCTCCAGAAGACCAACATCATCCGGGATTATCTAGAGGACACGCAAGAGGGACGTGCCTTCTGGCCACAAGAGGTAGGAGCTTTTGTCtggtgtgactgtgtttgtctgtgagcaTTGTGAAATGTATGTCTATATACAAAAGTTGTGTAGACATGTACCATGTGATGTTGTGCTAACCTGTATCTTTGCGTCCCTACGCAGGCTTGGAGTCAGTTTGCAGGTCGTCTTGAGGACCTGGCCAAACCTGACCAGCTGGAGTCGGCACTGTCCTGTCTCAACCTGCTGGTCACCGATGCACTTCGACATGTCCCGGATGTCATCAGCTACCTGTCCCGGCTGCGCAACCAGAGTGTCTTCAATTTCTGTGCTATTCCACAGGTATCGACTATTGTGCTATTAGCTCTTAAAGCCGCCATCCACTCAATGCCACAAATACTACAAATTGTTAACGTAATCTGTTaagtcattttaaatttaaaaagaaatgttgaaaattgTCCTCACCCAGACAGTCCAAACCACAAAGATATTCAATGCAAAATCatataaaactgtcaaaaaataacaaatcttAGCATTTGAGAAAATTACACCAGCAAATGTTTGTCATAATCACAAGGATAAAGTAAACAAAggataaaacaaaattaaattagaaaataaaatggaaaaaaagctgctgtcagacgtgcactgaagtctggacattttcctgaagtttTTTCCCATGCAAATGTCTACAAATGTTGCTCCCGGCATTTTCCCAGAactttttcctgaaattttGTAATCAAGAACACTACTACTACCACAGCAGAATTATTGTCACgtcctccctcctgctgctctgtccaGACCCCACAGaattcctgctgttgtgaacacgtctaACTCGGGACAGTCACCTGCTGCTGTCAAATGTGAAAGGCAAGCTCAGGAAAACGTCTGGATCCAAttttttccggacattttcctgcagttcatgtctgaagaaCTGCAAAATTGAGTCATTATTagcacattacatttttaatttcttcatctTGTCTACGTGTTATTCATCTGTTAACCAGGTGATGGCGATAGCTACATTATCAACATGCTACAACAACCCCATGGTGTTCCAGGGAGTAGTCAAGATCAGAAAGGGGCAGGCGGTGACC
This sequence is a window from Scophthalmus maximus strain ysfricsl-2021 chromosome 18, ASM2237912v1, whole genome shotgun sequence. Protein-coding genes within it:
- the LOC118290084 gene encoding uncharacterized protein LOC118290084 isoform X1, whose product is MSLLFSFRSNCKRPRFSGYENEPPLSSKKCLSSLKTLLDRYPTNSSDRATQHARLMACRGHLCTREAGNLTSDKLFSEQISSWADTQNSVKKVLEHLVYLGKATGDIFLNDAVAKKFLEFHRDITEECGAEEKQHSWAVIEKEEEIVMYGPYYPNYSKGIHSEDIIIQQTEELLESEVFSQQWKVYVFTMNSPCLARNTEPCMINLVQKAHAWWTAYGVKTHIGFVRCWGFRGTKETLFRDIDYGHVDCINQTGNHGDYVEAAKNRTNLNPLCENLRFAVKHLLTCADLSFPLMTTVQEQDWNSYFKKMHSIFECKPEGEKKVFAQKLDAAIEAARALLSAKSRSFDKHLEGGKAFPLHSTFAPQVSEALQDEMTLAFQQCWREMVQDKYADFLRGKLTEQFNQCAVQLFIKDIVKFTDRYLHIGRIKFSKEHMAAFEAE
- the LOC118290084 gene encoding uncharacterized protein LOC118290084 isoform X2, whose amino-acid sequence is MELPMSNCKRPRFSGYENEPPLSSKKCLSSLKTLLDRYPTNSSDRATQHARLMACRGHLCTREAGNLTSDKLFSEQISSWADTQNSVKKVLEHLVYLGKATGDIFLNDAVAKKFLEFHRDITEECGAEEKQHSWAVIEKEEEIVMYGPYYPNYSKGIHSEDIIIQQTEELLESEVFSQQWKVYVFTMNSPCLARNTEPCMINLVQKAHAWWTAYGVKTHIGFVRCWGFRGTKETLFRDIDYGHVDCINQTGNHGDYVEAAKNRTNLNPLCENLRFAVKHLLTCADLSFPLMTTVQEQDWNSYFKKMHSIFECKPEGEKKVFAQKLDAAIEAARALLSAKSRSFDKHLEGGKAFPLHSTFAPQVSEALQDEMTLAFQQCWREMVQDKYADFLRGKLTEQFNQCAVQLFIKDIVKFTDRYLHIGRIKFSKEHMAAFEAE
- the fdft1 gene encoding squalene synthase isoform X1, whose amino-acid sequence is MAGACCRCPVSLSVLKRSLSAAAPRGCGSAPRSLLPGWRLGERGLQEVARPSSAARPASSYRHTAFLCLSCQESMTESLRTCYLYLNQTSRSFAAVIQALDGELRHAVCIFYLVLRALDTVEDDMSIPLDKKVPMLNDFHSYLYQDEWRFTESQEKDRQVLEDFPTISLEFRNLAQEYRDVISDICHRMGTGMAEFLEKKVGSMKEWDEYCHYVAGLVGIGLSQLFSASQLEDPEVGRDTELANSMGLFLQKTNIIRDYLEDTQEGRAFWPQEAWSQFAGRLEDLAKPDQLESALSCLNLLVTDALRHVPDVISYLSRLRNQSVFNFCAIPQVMAIATLSTCYNNPMVFQGVVKIRKGQAVTLMMEATNMSAVQTIIAQHSQEIVQKVSLTDPSRDKTLHILALIRERSTLSQSSLPSRTHHLSPMYLSAAMLLAALSWQYLSTTAAQAQGTGDMQGQ
- the fdft1 gene encoding squalene synthase isoform X2, with product MDILKSLGHPEELFNLVKFKMGGCSAVMPKLDYESMTESLRTCYLYLNQTSRSFAAVIQALDGELRHAVCIFYLVLRALDTVEDDMSIPLDKKVPMLNDFHSYLYQDEWRFTESQEKDRQVLEDFPTISLEFRNLAQEYRDVISDICHRMGTGMAEFLEKKVGSMKEWDEYCHYVAGLVGIGLSQLFSASQLEDPEVGRDTELANSMGLFLQKTNIIRDYLEDTQEGRAFWPQEAWSQFAGRLEDLAKPDQLESALSCLNLLVTDALRHVPDVISYLSRLRNQSVFNFCAIPQVMAIATLSTCYNNPMVFQGVVKIRKGQAVTLMMEATNMSAVQTIIAQHSQEIVQKVSLTDPSRDKTLHILALIRERSTLSQSSLPSRTHHLSPMYLSAAMLLAALSWQYLSTTAAQAQGTGDMQGQ